In Macrobrachium rosenbergii isolate ZJJX-2024 chromosome 6, ASM4041242v1, whole genome shotgun sequence, a genomic segment contains:
- the LOC136839266 gene encoding uncharacterized protein codes for MALPEVPWSKRICIVAFWIFLVTEIWSRADGLRSPEVRRPGSPGSQFVTTNRLAESDSPSALDYDSLLETLQGDFGIRSDIVEAAGEEPEYRGAETLVVPLYIPEGAVQINLPRIARSGNLQPEDDLDLRIAPSSDSVLIHRIGTVTGRRPLPSRRPAWRPPVRARPIRLHAFRRSDLVPPRPATTTTTTGAPLILNRFGQKLHTPNAEPFIIDGPLSSHPSLSPLDDEDLEEPEDTAKRAKKNEMSKDSQFHNVTTTEINETSSTTSETPVITSTTTTDEKPSYTVKFPKRPSTTTVAPETSTTSTTATTTTTPTTTTTSTTTTPKMTTRLTTTESIPTQLPSDEVSITEEKTTKSLETPSPSTISDRRSVLFPKPVQTILGSSTPDSTTVTVNTTTTLKPTTVKPSVTTQRPPLRTPPWFNRPGSTTTVAATTTTTVSTTTSLPVSEKSPVAWRRTTRRPLRSTTEKSVVEDDSSTLSSISHITTPTTTTTKASEILAQTEKRVPFINRRTTTTSTTTERPKTEKQTIEHTTSTTTTSKPLITTKEVTPPPSSSTTAVTTGTSSSSTTSPPVTTKRPITAPQRLPPVRTMVSVEEIFKDSRPKENVSISEDDKEVIETTSVRSLFSTQSPVVADNHEETSLEASLTEKNNNPSGRNDAARRVIRPPTRFSNLKSEEQNTTTDVAEVHIPESKLSDVGLESEVEKSKSLNATESFEELDARDSDFIFQTEDKSTVLPRRKVFRPSRPFLHPDSIKTADRTSEHERPQRRRRPGRPRSTPPPPITHSSDFFKAPKDTISYGTTEKDQTVATRAGASAKPVQVASTTTFSTPVILTEKGPTSATETDLSSTPGDVISVTTLPPPITTTEKSPEQVVIESLTEIMKAATNNNKGKDKVSNIATNLEALNKQLAERGIYIMHAEVDGVRIKLDNRTLPRHTTHPPPTTFHPSTPFKVTLGSTLATTTENPPTSVTNPPLKTQDGQVLTVSEAEVSDKDILTSIKTSFSFHTSKPLDIENETDSENEVQSTTNDSSFTTFKPAETRKSAVKPVRGEPQSPVLSPSMLPSSEDFYDSLPTFNNTEGNRNHKMANDETLTPVRTSSPVGDREKDDEFGTVPSVAIYASSTVPASVTTRTRSTTVHITTHRPSMRPTQTTNESSKPGLILIDDGYLNRNGTTEGKAPDSDPQYSTRMHPTSHHRPTSVPKLPDSEYDADSRPNTNGRESSFDTFTYATITEDTAPTPSAKAGNSSLNNSASSSVRSAFGVFPIKMTVPDDNAVAAAEDVESEDFEENTSTASTTIYVIGVIGIIPAAGLAAFLARKFLRKTQKALPDSEERAEGFTPVTHHSRKPSHSNTLDAEPSSVEAKNPKYSPWEFPRSKLRLVSILGEGNFGVVWKAEARELCACDGTPGATVLVAVKGVKEGAGVKERQDLLKELAIMQHIGQHPNVVTLLGCCTQQEPHYLVMEYVMFGKLLTFLRDNRTRHNYFNFSSDTDALTSKDLTRFACQIATGCDYLQTRGIIHRDLAARNILVDHNKVCKIADFGLARNIKDIGSDIYEQKSRGALPIRWMAPESLYMSIFTHKSDVWSLGILCWEIVTLGSTPYPGMTAREVMRRVREGYRLERPEHCRPEFYHIVTKCWHQDLNKRPSFAELKFEMSQLLEHGQAAYPCIDLENFPEANYFSMHDNDDEKL; via the exons aaatctggAGCAGAGCTGATGGACTACGTTCACCAGAAGTTCGCCGTCCGGGGTCGCCGGGTAGTCAGTTTGTCACAACAAATCGGTTGGCTGAGTCTGATTCACCATCTGCCCTAGACTATGACTCCCTTTTAGAAACTTTACAAGGGGACTTTGGCATTCGTTCTGACATTGTAGAGGCTGCTGGAGAGGAACCAGAATATCGAGGAGCGGAAACCCTAGTCGTCCCTCTTTATATTCCAGAGGGAGCTGTTCAAATAAATCTTCCGAGAATCGCTCGATCTGGAAACCTACAACCTGAAGATGATCTTGATTTGAGAATTGCACCCTCTTCAGATTCAGTCCTTATACACCGTATAGGTACTGTTACAGGACGTAGGCCACTTCCTTCAAGAAGGCCTGCCTGGCGACCCCCTGTTAGGGCACGTCCTATTCGTTTGCATGCATTCCGTAGATCAGACCTTGTTCCACCCAGGCccgcaacaacaacaacgacaactgGAGCTCCTCTCATATTAAACAGATTTGGTCAGAAGCTTCACACTCCAAATGCTGAACCATTTATTATTGATGGACCCCTTTCATCACATCCCTCTTTGTCTCCTCTCGATGATGAGGATTTGGAAGAGCCAGAGGACACAGCTAAAAGAGCCAAGAAGAACGAAATGAGCAAAGATTCCCAATTTCACAACGTCActacaacagaaataaatgagaCCTCATCCACCACTTCAGAAACACCTGTAATTACAAGTACAACAACAACTGATGAAAAACCCAGCTACACTGTAAAGTTCCCAAAGAGACCATCAACAACTACAGTAGCACCAGAAACATCTACAACTTCCACTactgccaccaccaccactaccccAACCACAACTACAACTAGCACTACCACAACTCCCAAAATGACCACCCGACTTACTACAACTGAATCTATACCAACACAACTACCTTCGGATGAAGTTTCtataactgaagaaaaaacaacTAAATCTCTCGAAACACCATCTCCTAGTACTATATCAGATCGTCGCTCAGTTCTTTTCCCGAAACCTGTGCAGACCATCCTTGGAAGCAGTACTCCAGATAGTACTACAGTTACAGTAAACACCACCACTACCCTTAAACCCACAACTGTGAAACCATCAGTCACAACACAAAGACCTCCTTTACGAACTCCTCCATGGTTTAATCGACCAGGTTCAACAACTACAGTTGCTGCAACAACTACTACAACTGTTAGTACCACTACGTCTTTGCCTGTATCTGAAAAGTCTCCAGTTGCTTGGCGTAGAACCACAAGAAGACCCCTAAGATCAACTACAGAAAAATCTGTCGTAGAAGATGATTCTTCAACTCTTTCTAGTATAAGTCAtataacaacaccaacaacaacaacaacaaaagcatcaGAAATTCTTGCACAGACTGAGAAAAGAGTACCATTTATCAacagaagaacaacaacaacttcaaCCACAACAGAGAGGCCCAAAACTGAGAAACAGACAATTGAACATACAACTTCAACAACCACAACATCAAAACctttaataacaacaaaagaagtaacaccaccaccatcatcatcaacaacagcaGTGACAACTGGTACAAGTTCCTCATCAACAACTTCTCCACCTGTTACTACAAAAAGGCCAATCACTGCACCTCAAAGATTGCCTCCAGTGAGAACAATGGTTAGTGTTGAAGAGATATTCAAGGATTCAAGGCCAAAGGAAAATGTGAGTATTAGTGAGGATGATAAAGAAGTCATTGAAACCACCTCAGTCAGAAGTCTATTTAGTACCCAGTCTCCAGTAGTAGCAGATAATCATGAGGAAACGTCATTAGAAGCCAGTCttactgagaaaaataataaccCATCTGGTAGAAATGATGCAGCTAGGAGGGTAATAAGACCGCCGACAAGATTTTCCAACTTGAAGAGTGAAGAGCAGAATACAACGACTGATGTTGCAGAGGTTCATATACCTGAAAGCAAGCTGTCTGATGTAGGATTAGAATCTGAAGTGGAAAAAAGCAAGTCTTTAAATGCAACTGAATCTTTTGAAGAATTGGATGCAAGAGatagtgatttcatttttcagaCTGAGGACAAATCAACTGTATTACCACGAAGGAAGGTCTTTAGACCTTCCAGACCATTTTTACACCCTGACAGTATAAAGACTGCTGACCGTACATCAGAACACGAAAGGCCTCAAAGGAGGCGGAGACCAGGAAGGCCTCGATCAACTCCTCCACCCCCAATAACTCATTCAAGTGATTTCTTCAAGGCTCCCAAAGACACTATTTCATATGGCACAACAGAAAAAGACCAGACTGTTGCTACAAGAGCAGGTGCTTCTGCTAAACCTGTGCAAGTGGCCTCTACTACAACATTCTCTACACCAGTTATTCTAACAGAAAAAGGTCCGACTTCAGCAACAGAAACAGATCTTTCCAGTACTCCTGGGGACGTGATATCTGTTACAACTCTTCCACCACCAATTACCACAACAGAAAAATCCCCTGAACAAGTTGTTATTGAAAGTTTGACAGAGATAATGAAAGCggcaacaaataacaataaaggtAAAGATAAAGTATCCAACATAGCTACTAATTTAGAAGCCCTCAATAAGCAACTAGCAGAACGAGGAATTTATATTATGCATGCTGAAGTGGATGGAGTCAGAATTAAACTTGATAATCGCACTCTTCCTCGACATACAACACACCCTCCTCCAACCACTTTCCATCCATCAACGCCATTTAAAGTCACACTTGGTTCAACACTTGCTACTACAACTGAAAATCCTCCTACAAGTGTGACAAATCCCCCACTAAAAACTCAAGATGGCCAGGTCTTGACAGTATCTGAGGCAGAAGTGTCAGACAAGGATATTTTGACCtctataaaaacttcattttctttccatactTCAAAGCCACTTGACATAGAGAATGAGACAGACAGTGAAAATGAAGTACAAAGTACCACTAATGACTCGAGTTTCACTACTTTCAAACCAGCAGAAACCAGAAAGTCTGCTGTAAAGCCTGTACGTGGAGAACCCCAGAGCCCTGTTCTCTCTCCGTCCATGTTACCATCATCTGAAGATTTTTATGACAGCTTACCAACATTCAATAACACTGAAGGTAATCGCAATCATAAAATGGCAAATGATGAGACTCTAACACCTGTTCGTACCAGTTCACCAGTTGGTGACAGGGAAAAAGATGACGAGTTTGGAACTGTTCCATCTGTAGCTATTTATGCATCTTCAACTGTTCCAGCCAGTGTCACCACTCGCACACGTTCCACTACTGTTCATATCACTACTCACAGACCATCCATGAGACCCACCCAAACAACGAACGAATCCTCAAAACCTGGATTAATACTGATTGATGATGGCTATCTGAACAGAAATGGTACAACAGAAGGCAAAGCTCCCGATTCAGACCCACAGTATTCAACTAGAATGCACCCAACTTCCCATCACCGGCCCACATCAGTGCCGAAGTTACCTGATAGTGAATATGATGCAGATTCTCGACCCAACACTAACGGCAGAGAATCTAGTTTCGATACGTTTACATATGCAACAATCACAGAAGACACTGCACCAACACCTAGTGCCAAAGCAGGGAACTCTTCCTTGAATAACTCCGCGAGCTCGTCCGTTCGTTCAGCATTTGGAGTTTTCCCAATCAAGATGACTGTCCCTGATGATAATGCAGTCGCTGCCGCCGAGGACGTAGAAAGTGAGGACTTTGAGGAGAACACCTCCACAGCTTCCACTACAATTTATGTAATTGGTGTCATTGGAATCATCCCTGCAGCAGGATTGGCAGCATTCTTGGCACGTAAGTTTCTCAGAAAAACGCAGAAAGCTCTGCCTGACAGCGAAGAACGAGCCGAAGGCTTCACTCCTGTGACCCACCACTCTCGCAAACCATCACATTCGAACACGTTG GACGCTGAGCCATCTTCTGTTGAGGCCAAAAACCCAAAATACTCACCGTGGGAATTTCCAAGATCTAAGCTTCGTCTTGTCTCCATTTTAGGCGAAGGGAATTTTGGTGTG GTGTGGAAGGCAGAGGCTCGTGAACTGTGTGCCTGTGACGGCACTCCAGGAGCAACCGTTCTTGTAGCCGTGAAAGGCGTGAAGGAAGGAGCAGGAGTGAAGGAGAGGCAGGACCTTCTGAAGGAACTGGCCATCATGCAGCATATAGGACAGCATCCAAATGTTGTGACTCTCTTGGGATGCTGCACGCAGCAAG AACCCCATTACCTGGTCATGGAGTACGTGATGTTCGGAAAGCTTTTGACATTCTTGAGGGATAATCGAACTCGCCATAACTACTTCAACTTCTCCTCGGACACTGATGCCTTGACTTCGAAGGATCTCACGAGATTTGCCTGCCAGATAGCCACGGGATGCGACTACCTTCAGACGCGAGGG ATTATTCATCGCGACCTCGCAGCAAGAAACATTTTGGTCGACCACAATAAAGTTTGCAAAATTGCTGATTTTGGCCTCGCTCGAAACATCAAAGACATTGGTAGTGACATCTATGAGCAGAAAAGTAGG GGAGCCTTGCCCATACGATGGATGGCGCCAGAATCTCTCTACATGAGCATCTTCACCCACAAGTCAGATGTTTGGAGTCTCGGAATCTTGTGCTGGGAGATTGTTACTCTGG GTTCAACTCCATACCCTGGCATGACAGCCAGAGAGGTGATGAGACGTGTCCGTGAAGGATATCGCCTGGAACGCCCAGAGCACTGCCGTCCCGAATTCTACCACATCGTCACCAAGTGCTGGCACCAGGACTTGAACAAGAGACCTTCCTTTGCCGAGCTGAAGTTTGAGATGTCTCAGTTATTGGAACACGGACAGGCAGCTTACCCATGCATCGATCTCGAAAACTTCCCGGAGGCAAATTACTTTTCCATGCATGACAATGACGATGAAAAGCTGTGA